Within Acidobacteriota bacterium, the genomic segment CCCTGTGCAGCGGGAGCGCCGAACCTCGTCAGGTCCGGAAGGAAGCAGCGATAAGGCAGCCAACCCGCGTGCCGCAGGCTAACCCGGGCTCTTTCGAACGAAGATCAGCGGATCCAACAACACGATGAGCTACCAGGCGCTCGCCCGAAAATACCGACCACAAACCTTCGAGGACATCCTCGGGCAGGAATCGGTCGTCCAGACGCTCCGCAACTCGATCGAAGGAGACCGGATTCATCAGGCCTACCTCTTTTCCGGAGTGCGAGGAGTGGGAAAAACCAGCGCGGCGCGCATCTTCGCCAAGGCGCTGAACTGTCGGAAGGGCCCGACCGCCACCCCCTGCAACGAGTGCGTTGCCTGCCGCGAGATCACCGAGGGGATCGACCTCGACGTACGGGAGATCGACGCTGCCACGTATACACAGGTCGAAAGCATCCGGGATCTCCGGGAGGTCTCGCAGTTCCAGCCGGCCCGCGACCGCTACCGGATTTTCATCATCGATGAGGCACACATGCTCTCGACGGCGGCGTGGAACGCGCTGCTCAAGCTGATCGAAGAGCCCCCGCCGCACGTCATTTTCGTTCTTGCGACGACCGAGCTCCAGAAAGTTCCGCAGACGATCACCTCCCGCGTGCAGAAGTTCACATTTCGCCGGATCTCGCGTGAAGAGCTGCATCAGCGTCTGGCGGACATCTGCCGGACGGAAGGGATCGAAGTCGAGGATGAAGCGCTCGCCATCCTCGCCAGGAGAGGTGACGGCAGCGTCCGGGATGCGATCTCTCTCCTCGATCAGGCGATCGCATTCAGCGGATCGTCACTTTCCGCACCGGAAGTCGCGCAGGCCCTCGGTCTGTCGGATCAGGGCTTCTTCGGGCGGCTGCTCGACTCGATCGACCGTGGCGACATGCCGGCGATCGTCGAGCAGATGGACGAAGCCGCCGAGGCAGGACGGGACTTCAAGCTGCTGTACCGGGACCTGCTCGGCTTTCTCCGCACGCTGCTTCTCGTGAGTGTCGGCGCTCCTTCCGGCCCGGAGGAGGATTCGGAGACGGCCTCGTTGCGGGATCTC encodes:
- the dnaX gene encoding DNA polymerase III subunit gamma/tau; translation: MSYQALARKYRPQTFEDILGQESVVQTLRNSIEGDRIHQAYLFSGVRGVGKTSAARIFAKALNCRKGPTATPCNECVACREITEGIDLDVREIDAATYTQVESIRDLREVSQFQPARDRYRIFIIDEAHMLSTAAWNALLKLIEEPPPHVIFVLATTELQKVPQTITSRVQKFTFRRISREELHQRLADICRTEGIEVEDEALAILARRGDGSVRDAISLLDQAIAFSGSSLSAPEVAQALGLSDQGFFGRLLDSIDRGDMPAIVEQMDEAAEAGRDFKLLYRDLLGFLRTLLLVSVGAPSGPEEDSETASLRDLSSRFDSSEILRLMNVLIRDDELVTRSEQQRLVVELSLLKAAMLPRLREIEEAVSGSPAPQPRRERPAKADAAVTAARPGSKATRATGPSLQTFIAKVSEEKRLAGQYLGMAASSRVDEDTIELLFDEQNEIARETLAADDTSEVLTRVAAEVFGRPMKIVIGSREQIEKKAEADRAAPDDDPVLKAFARHLGGEVVRE